From Streptomyces sp. TLI_053, a single genomic window includes:
- a CDS encoding GNAT family N-acetyltransferase, whose product MSGPAAGTAGTGRAADDPAGWGAMTTVAGEFRLRRVRLPADLGLLTRWMNDPDVAAFWELAGPSAVTERHLRRQLDGDGSSLPCLGLLDDTPMSYWEVYRADLDPLAAHYPARPHDAGLHLLLGPAASRGRGLGTALLAALADRVLRERPRCERVVAEPDVRNRRSVRAFRRAGFRLAAELDLPDKRAALMIRDRTPHPA is encoded by the coding sequence GTGAGCGGGCCGGCGGCCGGGACGGCCGGCACCGGCCGCGCGGCGGACGATCCCGCCGGATGGGGCGCGATGACCACCGTCGCCGGGGAGTTCCGGCTCCGCCGGGTCCGGCTCCCTGCCGACCTCGGCCTGCTCACCCGCTGGATGAACGACCCCGACGTGGCCGCGTTCTGGGAACTCGCCGGCCCGTCCGCCGTGACCGAACGGCACCTGCGCCGCCAGCTCGACGGCGACGGCAGCAGCCTGCCCTGCCTAGGACTGCTCGACGACACCCCGATGAGCTACTGGGAGGTCTACCGCGCCGACCTCGACCCGCTCGCCGCGCACTACCCGGCCCGGCCGCACGACGCCGGACTGCACCTGCTGCTCGGGCCCGCCGCCAGCCGCGGCCGGGGCCTCGGCACCGCCCTGCTCGCGGCCCTGGCCGACCGGGTGCTGCGCGAGCGCCCGCGCTGCGAACGGGTGGTCGCCGAGCCGGACGTCCGCAACCGGCGTTCCGTCCGCGCCTTCCGGCGGGCCGGCTTCCGGCTCGCCGCCGAACTCGACCTGCCCGACAAGCGGGCCGCCCTGATGATCCGCGACCGCACCCCGCACCCCGCCTAG
- the nrdR gene encoding transcriptional regulator NrdR — translation MHCPFCRHSDSRVVDSRTTEDGSCIRRRRQCPDCGRRFTTVETAALMVIKRSGVTEPFSREKVISGVRKACQGRPVTEDALAQLGQRVEECVRATGNAELTTHDVGLAILGPLKELDVVAFLRFASVYQAYDGLEDFEAAIAELRAEQPATEADGACVPVAAAAP, via the coding sequence GTGCACTGCCCCTTCTGCCGGCACTCCGACAGCCGCGTCGTCGACAGCCGGACCACCGAGGACGGCAGCTGCATCCGCCGCCGCCGGCAGTGCCCGGACTGCGGTCGCCGATTCACCACGGTGGAGACGGCAGCCCTGATGGTCATCAAGCGCAGCGGCGTCACCGAGCCGTTCTCCCGGGAGAAGGTCATCTCCGGAGTCCGCAAGGCCTGCCAGGGCCGCCCGGTCACCGAGGACGCCCTCGCCCAGCTCGGCCAGCGGGTCGAGGAGTGCGTGCGGGCCACCGGCAACGCCGAGCTCACCACCCACGACGTCGGGCTCGCCATACTCGGCCCGCTCAAGGAACTCGACGTCGTCGCGTTCCTGCGCTTCGCCAGCGTCTACCAGGCGTACGACGGACTGGAAGACTTCGAGGCCGCCATCGCGGAGCTCCGCGCCGAGCAGCCCGCCACCGAGGCCGACGGCGCCTGCGTGCCCGTCGCCGCCGCCGCGCCCTAG
- a CDS encoding IucA/IucC family siderophore biosynthesis protein produces the protein MPQPPAAEPPLYLPPQLTAGHWQRAGRALLAKMLGEFAYEELLAPTGTGEPDGWTLALPGAEYRFTARRGAYGSWLVDPGSVHCDDPAGLDPLRFLVHARHVLGLRGDTTGHLLRELTATLIADAHLLATGLTAAELADLGHTELEGRQGGHPWIVPNKGRIGFSAADAARWAPEARTPRPLPWIAVHRRLAEYRGVAGLADAELLYRRELDDPAALRAPLGAAADDYLLLPVHPWQWDETVVPLFAPWIASGEIVPLGTDGDLRLPQQSIRSFFNESHPERCTVKLPLAVLNTLVWRGLPTERTLAAPAVTAWIHGLRDADPFLREECRVVLLGEIASVTVDHPVYRDLPEAPYQYKELLGAIWREPLGPALAPGERGRTLAALLQTGRDGRPLAAELVARSGLAPAEWTGRLFAAMLPPLLHFLYRYGLVFSPHGENAVLVFDERDVPVRLAVKDFVDDVNLSDQDLPELRDLPAEVDAVLLREDPQGLCQFLHSGLFIGVYRYLAPLLEAGTGLAEAEFWALLRAEIHRYQGRFPELAERFALFDLFRPRIDRLCLNRNRLLLDGYGDRPHRPHAARHGTVPNPLAADGTGRVPRRRDRIVTPAP, from the coding sequence GTGCCGCAACCGCCGGCCGCTGAACCGCCGCTGTACCTGCCGCCGCAGCTCACCGCCGGCCATTGGCAGCGGGCCGGCCGCGCGCTGCTCGCCAAGATGCTCGGCGAGTTCGCCTACGAGGAACTCCTCGCCCCGACCGGGACCGGGGAACCGGACGGCTGGACGCTCGCCCTGCCCGGGGCCGAGTACCGCTTCACCGCCCGGCGCGGCGCCTACGGGAGCTGGCTCGTCGACCCCGGATCCGTCCACTGCGACGACCCGGCGGGCCTCGACCCGCTGCGCTTCCTGGTCCACGCCCGGCACGTCCTCGGGCTGCGCGGCGACACCACCGGCCACCTGCTGCGCGAGCTCACCGCGACCCTGATCGCCGACGCCCACCTGCTGGCCACCGGCCTGACCGCCGCCGAACTCGCCGACCTCGGCCACACCGAGCTGGAGGGCCGGCAGGGCGGCCACCCGTGGATCGTCCCCAACAAGGGCCGGATCGGCTTCTCCGCCGCCGACGCCGCGCGCTGGGCCCCCGAGGCCCGCACCCCGCGCCCGCTGCCCTGGATCGCGGTGCACCGCCGGCTCGCCGAGTACCGGGGCGTGGCCGGCCTCGCCGACGCCGAGCTGCTGTACCGCCGGGAGCTCGACGACCCGGCCGCGCTCCGTGCCCCGCTCGGCGCCGCCGCCGACGACTACCTGCTGCTGCCGGTGCACCCGTGGCAGTGGGACGAGACCGTGGTGCCGCTGTTCGCCCCGTGGATCGCCTCCGGCGAGATCGTGCCGCTCGGCACCGACGGCGACCTGCGGCTGCCCCAGCAGTCGATCCGCTCGTTCTTCAACGAGAGCCACCCCGAGCGCTGCACCGTCAAACTGCCGCTGGCCGTCCTCAACACCCTGGTCTGGCGCGGCCTGCCCACCGAACGCACCCTCGCCGCGCCCGCCGTCACCGCCTGGATCCACGGGCTGCGCGACGCCGACCCCTTCCTGCGCGAGGAGTGCCGGGTGGTGCTGCTCGGCGAGATCGCCTCGGTCACCGTCGACCACCCGGTCTACCGCGACCTGCCCGAGGCCCCCTACCAGTACAAGGAGTTGCTCGGCGCGATCTGGCGGGAGCCGCTCGGCCCGGCCCTGGCGCCCGGCGAGCGCGGCCGCACCCTGGCCGCCCTGCTCCAGACCGGACGCGACGGACGGCCGCTGGCCGCCGAACTGGTCGCCCGCTCCGGGCTCGCCCCCGCCGAGTGGACCGGCCGGCTGTTCGCCGCGATGCTGCCGCCGCTGCTGCACTTCCTCTACCGCTACGGGCTGGTGTTCTCCCCGCACGGTGAGAACGCCGTCCTGGTCTTCGACGAGCGGGACGTGCCGGTCCGGCTGGCGGTCAAGGACTTCGTCGACGACGTCAACCTCAGCGACCAGGACCTGCCGGAACTGCGCGACCTGCCCGCCGAGGTGGACGCGGTGCTGCTGCGCGAGGACCCGCAGGGCCTGTGCCAGTTCCTGCACTCCGGGCTGTTCATCGGCGTGTACCGCTATCTGGCACCGCTGCTGGAGGCCGGGACCGGCCTCGCCGAGGCGGAGTTCTGGGCGCTGCTGCGCGCCGAGATCCACCGCTACCAGGGGCGCTTCCCGGAACTGGCCGAACGGTTCGCGCTGTTCGACCTGTTCCGGCCCCGGATCGACCGGCTCTGCCTGAACCGCAACCGGCTGCTGCTGGACGGCTACGGCGACCGCCCGCACCGGCCGCACGCCGCCCGGCACGGCACCGTGCCCAACCCGCTCGCCGCGGACGGTACGGGCCGGGTGCCCCGCCGACGGGACCGGATTGTCACCCCTGCCCCGTAG
- a CDS encoding SidA/IucD/PvdA family monooxygenase, with product MDTPASPSGPYDLLGIGIGPFNLSLAALAEPVPGLRTLFCDRRPEFRWHPGMLVDGARMQVPFLADLVSLVDPTSPWSFLNHLREEERLFPFYFTERFQLTRREYDHYCRWAAERLANCRFGTEVTALHWTGDRYRAELREPATGREHTVEARNVVLGVGTLPVRPAAFAALDGHPGVFHSADYLDRRDGLAGARDVTVVGSGQSGAEIFLDLLRRHDGDGVRLRWLTRTRALAPMEYSKLGLEHFTPDYTRYFHGLPGAVRDHLVEAQWQLHKAASAETLAEIHDQLYERTVGRPVGAAPVEITPGTEVTEARPGPCGGLELDCRHTDSGTAHLVRTDAVVLATGYRAAGPAALEPLAHLIDRDPAGRYRVDLDHRVATRPEVTGGLYVQNGELHTHGVGTPDLGLGAHRAAVILNAVTGRTVHRLPRRTAWTGFAPPAPPAPASAPPAPTTAGARPAAEAAPASSLPASSLPRPQEPTRAATAGR from the coding sequence ATGGACACCCCAGCCTCCCCGTCCGGACCGTACGACCTGCTCGGCATCGGCATCGGCCCCTTCAACCTCTCGCTCGCCGCGCTCGCCGAGCCCGTCCCCGGGCTGCGCACCCTCTTCTGCGACCGGCGCCCGGAGTTCCGCTGGCACCCCGGGATGCTCGTCGACGGCGCGCGGATGCAGGTGCCGTTCCTCGCCGACCTGGTGTCCCTGGTCGACCCGACCAGCCCCTGGTCCTTCCTCAACCACCTGCGGGAGGAGGAGCGGCTGTTCCCGTTCTACTTCACCGAGCGCTTCCAGCTCACCCGCCGCGAGTACGACCACTACTGCCGCTGGGCCGCCGAACGGCTCGCCAACTGCCGCTTCGGCACCGAGGTCACTGCCCTGCACTGGACCGGCGACCGCTACCGCGCCGAGCTGCGCGAACCCGCCACCGGCCGGGAGCACACCGTCGAGGCGCGCAACGTCGTGCTCGGCGTCGGCACCCTGCCCGTCCGCCCCGCGGCCTTCGCCGCGCTCGACGGCCACCCGGGCGTCTTCCACTCCGCCGACTACCTCGACCGGCGCGACGGACTGGCCGGTGCCCGGGACGTCACCGTGGTCGGCAGCGGGCAGTCCGGCGCCGAGATCTTCCTCGACCTGCTGCGCCGCCACGACGGCGACGGCGTGCGACTGCGCTGGCTCACCCGCACCCGGGCGCTCGCGCCGATGGAGTACTCCAAACTCGGCCTGGAGCACTTCACCCCCGACTACACCCGGTACTTCCACGGCCTGCCCGGAGCCGTCCGCGACCACCTGGTCGAGGCCCAGTGGCAGCTCCACAAGGCCGCCTCCGCCGAGACCCTCGCCGAGATCCACGACCAGCTGTACGAACGCACCGTCGGCCGGCCGGTCGGCGCGGCGCCGGTCGAGATCACGCCCGGCACCGAGGTCACCGAGGCGCGGCCCGGCCCCTGCGGCGGGCTCGAACTCGACTGCCGGCACACCGACTCCGGTACCGCGCACCTGGTGCGCACCGACGCCGTGGTGCTCGCCACCGGTTACCGGGCGGCCGGACCGGCCGCCCTGGAACCGCTCGCCCACCTGATCGACCGCGACCCGGCCGGCCGCTACCGGGTCGACCTCGACCACCGGGTGGCCACCCGACCGGAGGTCACCGGCGGGCTGTACGTGCAGAACGGCGAGCTGCACACCCACGGGGTGGGCACTCCCGACCTGGGGCTCGGCGCCCACCGGGCCGCGGTGATCCTCAACGCCGTCACCGGGCGGACCGTCCACCGGCTGCCCCGGCGCACCGCCTGGACCGGCTTCGCGCCGCCCGCGCCGCCCGCCCCGGCCTCCGCGCCGCCCGCCCCGACGACCGCGGGGGCCCGTCCGGCCGCCGAGGCCGCCCCCGCCTCCTCCCTTCCCGCTTCCAGCCTCCCCCGACCCCAGGAGCCGACCCGTGCCGCAACCGCCGGCCGCTGA
- a CDS encoding ATP-dependent DNA helicase: MTNDSESQLPAEDADEAGSVADAPAEAVPRARVPELLHAAVASVGGVERPGQLRMAEAVADAVDHGEHLLVQAGTGTGKSLAYLVPALAHGDRVVVATATLALQRQLVERDLPRTVEALHPVLRRRPLFAMLKGRSNYLCLHRANEGTPSDEGEGLFDPVEALGGPAGKLGKEVLRLRDWADETETGDRDDMTPGVSDRAWAQLAVTSKECLGATRCAYGQECFAEKARERAKLADVVVTNHAMLAIDAIEGAPVLPEHGLLIIDEAHELVNRVTGAATAELTVGAVNRTVKRAARLANEKAVDALQAAAENYHGLMETAQPGRVEELPEYLAYAVTAIRDASRQVITSLGETRDKGLSDEDAVRKQAMAAAESLHETADRLLQDSEYDVVWIERSDRYGLGTASLRVAPLSVSGLLREGLYKERAVVLTSATLKLGGDFTGVAASVGLPSDARLPDVRTPGDNPEAAGEGMGDEPVPHWRGIDVGSPFKYSKQGILYVARHLADPGRDPERPDMLDELADLIGAAGGRTLGLFSSMRGAQTAAEAMRERLDQRILLQGEDTLGELIREFASDASTCLFGTLSLWQGVDVPGSACQLVVMDRIPFPRPDDPLMSARQKDVEQRGGNGFMAVAATHAALLMAQGAGRLVRAAEDRGVVAVLDPRVETKRYGGFFRSSMPEFWYTTDRNQVRRSLAAIDESAAPVRPVPKRG, encoded by the coding sequence ATGACGAACGACTCCGAATCCCAGCTCCCCGCCGAGGACGCCGACGAGGCCGGGAGCGTCGCGGACGCCCCGGCGGAGGCCGTCCCCCGCGCCCGTGTCCCCGAGCTGCTGCACGCCGCGGTGGCCTCCGTCGGCGGCGTCGAGCGCCCCGGACAGCTCCGGATGGCCGAGGCCGTCGCGGACGCCGTCGACCACGGCGAGCACCTGTTGGTGCAGGCCGGCACCGGTACCGGCAAGTCCCTCGCCTACCTGGTGCCGGCGCTCGCCCACGGGGACCGCGTGGTGGTCGCCACCGCGACCCTGGCGCTCCAGCGCCAGCTGGTCGAGCGGGACCTTCCGCGCACCGTGGAGGCGCTGCACCCGGTGCTGCGGCGCCGTCCGCTGTTCGCGATGCTCAAGGGCCGCTCCAACTACCTGTGCCTGCACCGGGCCAACGAGGGCACCCCGAGTGACGAGGGCGAGGGCCTGTTCGACCCGGTCGAGGCGCTGGGCGGGCCGGCCGGCAAGCTCGGCAAGGAGGTGCTCCGGCTGCGCGACTGGGCGGACGAGACGGAGACCGGCGACCGGGACGACATGACCCCCGGCGTCTCCGACCGGGCCTGGGCCCAGCTCGCGGTCACCTCCAAGGAGTGCCTGGGCGCGACCCGCTGCGCGTACGGCCAGGAGTGCTTCGCGGAGAAGGCCCGGGAGCGGGCCAAGCTCGCCGACGTCGTCGTCACCAACCACGCGATGCTCGCGATCGACGCGATCGAGGGTGCTCCGGTGCTGCCCGAGCACGGGCTGCTGATCATCGACGAGGCGCACGAGCTGGTCAACCGGGTCACCGGGGCGGCCACCGCCGAGCTGACCGTCGGCGCGGTGAACCGGACGGTCAAGCGGGCCGCCCGGCTCGCCAACGAGAAGGCCGTGGACGCGCTGCAGGCCGCCGCCGAGAACTACCACGGCCTGATGGAGACCGCCCAGCCCGGCCGGGTGGAGGAGCTGCCCGAGTACCTCGCCTACGCCGTGACGGCGATCCGGGACGCCTCCCGGCAGGTGATCACCTCGCTCGGCGAGACCAGGGACAAGGGGCTCAGCGACGAGGACGCCGTGCGCAAGCAGGCGATGGCCGCCGCGGAGTCCCTGCACGAGACCGCCGACCGGCTGCTCCAGGACTCCGAGTACGACGTGGTCTGGATCGAGCGCAGCGACCGCTACGGGCTGGGCACCGCCTCGCTGCGGGTCGCCCCGCTGAGCGTCTCCGGGCTGCTGCGGGAGGGCCTGTACAAGGAGCGCGCGGTGGTGCTCACCTCGGCCACCCTCAAGCTCGGCGGGGACTTCACCGGCGTGGCCGCCTCGGTGGGCCTGCCGTCCGACGCCCGGCTGCCGGACGTCCGCACGCCCGGCGACAACCCGGAGGCGGCGGGCGAGGGCATGGGCGACGAGCCGGTGCCGCACTGGCGGGGGATCGATGTCGGCTCGCCGTTCAAGTACTCCAAGCAGGGCATCCTCTATGTCGCCAGGCATCTGGCCGATCCCGGGCGCGATCCCGAACGGCCGGACATGCTGGACGAGTTGGCCGATCTGATCGGTGCGGCCGGCGGGCGGACGCTGGGGCTGTTCTCCTCGATGCGGGGGGCGCAGACGGCCGCCGAGGCGATGCGGGAGCGGCTGGACCAGCGGATCCTGCTTCAGGGCGAGGACACCCTGGGCGAGTTGATCCGTGAGTTCGCCTCGGACGCGAGCACCTGCCTGTTCGGCACCCTGTCGCTCTGGCAGGGCGTGGACGTGCCCGGTTCGGCCTGCCAGCTGGTGGTGATGGACCGGATCCCGTTCCCGAGGCCGGACGACCCGCTGATGAGCGCCCGGCAGAAGGACGTCGAACAGCGCGGCGGGAACGGCTTCATGGCCGTCGCGGCCACCCATGCGGCGTTGCTGATGGCGCAGGGTGCGGGGCGGCTGGTGCGTGCGGCCGAGGACCGGGGCGTGGTGGCGGTGCTCGACCCGCGGGTGGAGACCAAGCGGTACGGCGGCTTCTTCCGGTCCTCGATGCCGGAGTTCTGGTACACCACGGACCGCAACCAGGTGCGCCGCTCGCTGGCGGCGATCGACGAATCGGCGGCGCCGGTCCGGCCGGTGCCGAAGCGGGGCTGA
- the lexA gene encoding transcriptional repressor LexA, producing the protein MDRSEDHRPLGPGISGVGRVPDQPIEHSPALDDAHPAPTRSAPGRPPGIRTDEAGLTERQRRVIEVIRDSVQRRGYPPSMREIGQAVGLSSTSSVAHQLMALERKGFLRRDPHRPRAYEVRGVEVARPNTAETAGRPSTSYVPLVGRIAAGGPILAEQTVEDVFPLPRQLVGEGELFALTVRGDSMIEAAICDGDWVTVRRQPVAENGDIVAAMIDGEATVKRLKREDGRIWLMPHNPAYEPINGDNATILGKVVAVLRRL; encoded by the coding sequence ATGGACCGCAGCGAGGACCATCGCCCCCTGGGCCCGGGCATTTCCGGGGTCGGGCGTGTTCCGGACCAGCCCATCGAACACTCCCCCGCCCTGGACGACGCCCACCCGGCGCCGACCCGTTCCGCGCCGGGCCGCCCGCCCGGGATCCGGACCGACGAGGCCGGCCTCACCGAGCGCCAGCGCCGGGTGATCGAGGTCATCAGGGACTCCGTGCAGCGCCGGGGCTACCCGCCGTCCATGCGCGAGATCGGCCAGGCCGTCGGCCTGTCCAGCACCTCCTCGGTGGCCCATCAGCTGATGGCCCTGGAGCGCAAGGGCTTCCTGCGGCGGGACCCGCACCGCCCGCGCGCCTACGAGGTCCGCGGCGTCGAGGTGGCCCGGCCGAACACCGCAGAGACGGCCGGCCGCCCGTCCACCTCCTACGTGCCGCTGGTCGGCCGGATCGCCGCCGGTGGGCCGATCCTGGCCGAGCAGACCGTCGAGGACGTCTTCCCGCTGCCGCGGCAACTGGTCGGCGAGGGCGAACTGTTCGCGCTCACCGTGCGCGGTGACTCGATGATCGAGGCGGCCATCTGCGACGGCGACTGGGTCACCGTCCGCCGCCAGCCGGTCGCCGAGAACGGCGACATCGTGGCCGCGATGATCGACGGCGAGGCCACCGTCAAGCGCCTCAAGCGCGAGGACGGCCGGATCTGGCTGATGCCGCACAACCCCGCGTACGAGCCGATCAACGGCGACAACGCGACCATCCTGGGCAAGGTCGTGGCCGTCCTCCGCCGGCTCTGA